CTGCCGGAACTGCTCACCAGCCGCGAATGCCGTCAGGCGCGCCAGCAGGCGTGGCTGGCGCAACACCAGTGCACGCTGCTGGTGCTGACGCTGGTCGTCCCCGGCCCGGTGAAGGACAGCGCGCTGACGCGCGGCATCTTCAACCTCGGGTGGGCGGCGCTGCTGCGGCTGTGCGCCGAGCAGGGCTGGCCCAGCCCGCAGGCCGAAGCACTGGCGCTCTCCACCGGCTGCGAAGGTTTTGTCGCGCTGCGCGCCGATGCCCAGCGGGTGAAGGACTGCGCCATGCAGCTGGAGGTGAGCCGCCCGATCGGCCGGCTGTGGGATATCGACGTGCTGGATACGCAGGGGCGCATTTTGTCGCGCCGCGATATCGGCCTGCCGGAACGGCGCTGCTTGCTGTGCGGCCAACCGGCCAAGATCTGCGCCCGCCAGCGGCGGCACAGCAGCGAGCAACTGCTGCATGAAATGGAAAGGATGTTCAACGATGCGATCTCTGCCGATTAACCTGCCCGCCCGCCGTGCCGAACCGGCCTGCGACTTCGCCCGCGCCGCCTTTCGCGCGCTGCTGGTGGAGGTCAACCTCACGCCCAAACCGGGGCTGGTCGATCGTCATAACACCGGCGCCCACCGCGACATGGATCTCGGGCATTTCTACCGCAGCGCCCGCGCCATCGGCGTGTGGCTGCCGCGCTTTATCCAGCGCGGGCGCGAAGACGCGGCTCTGCCGGCAGAACAGCAGCTGGCGCGGCTGCGGCCGCTGGGCCTGGCCTGCGAAAACCAGATGTTTCGCGCCACCGGCGGCATTAACACCCACAAGGGCAGCGTGTTCTCGCTCGGGTTGTTGTGCGCCGCCTTCGGCCGCCTGCAGCAGCAGGGGCGCGCCATCGGCGCAGCGGCGCTGTGCGCCGAAACGGCGGCGATGTGCCGAGGATTGGTGGACCGCGAGCTGCGGCGCAACAACGCCGGGCAGACCGCCGGCCAGCGGCTGTTCGCTGCCTACGGCCTCAGCGGCGCGCGCGGCGAGGCGGAGGCCGGTTTTCGGCTGGTGCTGGACGGCGCGCTGCCGCTGTATCGGCAACGGCTGGCCGCCGGCGGCGACGAACAGCGGGCGCTGCTGGACAGCCTGCTGTGGCTGATGGCCCA
Above is a window of Serratia nematodiphila DZ0503SBS1 DNA encoding:
- the citX gene encoding citrate lyase holo-[acyl-carrier protein] synthase, giving the protein MAAVDPQLAAERAVSLPELLTSRECRQARQQAWLAQHQCTLLVLTLVVPGPVKDSALTRGIFNLGWAALLRLCAEQGWPSPQAEALALSTGCEGFVALRADAQRVKDCAMQLEVSRPIGRLWDIDVLDTQGRILSRRDIGLPERRCLLCGQPAKICARQRRHSSEQLLHEMERMFNDAISAD
- the citG gene encoding triphosphoribosyl-dephospho-CoA synthase CitG, with amino-acid sequence MRSLPINLPARRAEPACDFARAAFRALLVEVNLTPKPGLVDRHNTGAHRDMDLGHFYRSARAIGVWLPRFIQRGREDAALPAEQQLARLRPLGLACENQMFRATGGINTHKGSVFSLGLLCAAFGRLQQQGRAIGAAALCAETAAMCRGLVDRELRRNNAGQTAGQRLFAAYGLSGARGEAEAGFRLVLDGALPLYRQRLAAGGDEQRALLDSLLWLMAHNDDTNVASRGGMHALRWLRRRAALLLAQGGSAGEAGLARLRRFDADCIARNLSPGGSADLLIVTWLLAQLGAQE